A region of uncultured Draconibacterium sp. DNA encodes the following proteins:
- a CDS encoding ZIP family metal transporter has translation MEKLLEYNPILLALGATLFTWFITAAGASMVFFFKSINKKILNSMLGFAAGVMIAASFWSLLKPAIEMAEAQGDVPWKPAVIGFLAGGAFLLLIDKILPHLHMGLSIDKAEGIPTTWQRSILLVLAITLHNIPEGLAVGVAFGALANNPDMGILTGAVALAMGIGLQNFPEGAAVSIPLRREGLSRWKAFNYGQLSGIVEPMAGVLGAYLVLTIEPLLPYALSFAAGAMIFVVVEELIPESQRGNETDLSTIGAMLGFATMMLLDVALG, from the coding sequence ATGGAGAAACTATTAGAATATAATCCCATATTACTGGCACTGGGTGCTACGCTTTTTACATGGTTTATAACCGCAGCCGGAGCCTCCATGGTCTTCTTCTTTAAGTCGATAAATAAAAAGATTTTAAATTCGATGCTCGGTTTTGCTGCCGGCGTAATGATTGCAGCCAGCTTTTGGTCGCTTTTGAAACCGGCCATCGAAATGGCTGAAGCACAAGGCGACGTGCCATGGAAGCCTGCCGTAATAGGATTTTTGGCGGGAGGTGCTTTTCTGTTGTTAATCGATAAAATTCTGCCTCACCTCCACATGGGCTTGTCAATCGATAAAGCGGAAGGGATTCCAACAACCTGGCAACGAAGTATTCTTTTGGTGCTGGCCATAACATTGCACAATATCCCGGAAGGACTGGCTGTGGGTGTTGCATTTGGCGCGCTGGCTAATAATCCCGACATGGGGATTCTTACCGGAGCCGTTGCTTTAGCCATGGGAATCGGGCTGCAAAACTTCCCCGAGGGAGCGGCAGTTTCTATTCCGCTGCGCCGCGAGGGACTCTCACGATGGAAGGCTTTTAACTATGGACAACTTTCGGGCATTGTTGAGCCAATGGCCGGAGTACTGGGGGCTTACCTGGTATTAACCATCGAGCCACTGCTGCCTTATGCGCTGTCGTTTGCAGCCGGTGCTATGATTTTTGTGGTGGTTGAAGAGCTGATTCCGGAATCGCAGCGAGGTAACGAAACCGATTTATCGACCATTGGAGCCATGTTGGGTTTTGCCACCATGATGCTGCTGGATGTTGCTTTGGGGTAG
- the menB gene encoding 1,4-dihydroxy-2-naphthoyl-CoA synthase, producing MSTKRQWETIKEYEDIFFDYYDGIGKITINREQVRNAFRPTTVNNISDALHLCREDNRINVIVLTGAGDKAFCSGGDQNVKGTGGYIDENGIPRLNILEVQKQIRSMPKPVIAMVNGYAIGGGHVLHVVCDISIASENAIFGQTGPKVGSFDAGLGSSYLASVVGQKKAREIWFMCRQYSAAEALEMGLVNKVVPLDQLEDEVVAWAQKMQEHSPLALRMLKLGLNAELDGQIGIQEFAGNATLLYYLTEEAQEGKHAFLEKRKPDFKKYPKFP from the coding sequence ATGAGTACAAAAAGACAATGGGAAACCATTAAAGAATACGAGGATATCTTTTTCGATTATTACGATGGAATTGGCAAAATCACCATCAACCGCGAGCAGGTGCGCAACGCATTCCGTCCAACTACGGTAAACAACATTAGCGATGCTTTGCACCTTTGCCGCGAAGACAACCGCATTAATGTAATTGTACTGACAGGTGCCGGCGATAAGGCTTTTTGCTCGGGTGGCGACCAGAATGTTAAAGGTACCGGTGGTTATATTGATGAGAACGGTATCCCAAGATTAAACATCCTGGAGGTGCAAAAACAAATTCGCAGCATGCCCAAACCTGTAATTGCTATGGTGAATGGTTATGCCATTGGCGGTGGTCACGTATTGCACGTGGTTTGCGATATCAGCATTGCCAGCGAAAATGCCATTTTTGGCCAGACCGGCCCAAAAGTGGGTAGCTTCGATGCAGGATTAGGATCGTCGTATCTTGCAAGTGTTGTTGGGCAAAAGAAAGCCCGCGAGATTTGGTTTATGTGTCGCCAGTACTCGGCCGCCGAAGCGCTTGAAATGGGATTGGTAAACAAAGTTGTTCCGCTCGACCAACTGGAGGACGAGGTGGTTGCCTGGGCACAAAAAATGCAGGAACACAGTCCGCTGGCCTTGCGCATGCTAAAATTGGGATTGAACGCTGAACTCGACGGACAGATCGGGATTCAGGAATTTGCCGGAAACGCAACATTGTTGTACTACCTCACCGAGGAAGCACAGGAAGGGAAACATGCTTTTCTAGAAAAACGTAAACCTGACTTTAAAAAATACCCAAAATTCCCATAA
- a CDS encoding AMP-binding protein → MELFPAHITIKGQSENIKELLQQKPNSEWEQSWLEFLEEWYNTNDYIEVQTSGSTGTPKTITLKKDFVAASALRTINFFDLQKGDRVLHCLHSRYIAGKLMTVRALIGKLDLQLVDPASDFTNFPDDKPIRFAAMVINQVTKYLALPQQNIKNLLIGGSAIPKPLEEQLQQISTLCYSSYAMTETATHIALRKLNGYDKTGSYQCLDDISVELDERDCIRILMPGLENGAIQTNDLGEIKDRNQFEVLGRIDNVIISGGIKFLPEQIEEKLVKEMPLPYAIGSVPDEHLGEKIILLIEGKADDEVKTTIATHCTKLLSKYERPKEIRFIEKLPRTANGKIDRKRLKSTE, encoded by the coding sequence ATGGAGCTTTTTCCTGCACATATTACGATAAAAGGGCAATCGGAAAATATAAAAGAGTTGCTTCAACAAAAACCTAATAGCGAGTGGGAACAAAGCTGGTTGGAATTTTTGGAAGAATGGTACAATACAAATGATTATATAGAAGTGCAGACTTCGGGGAGCACCGGAACGCCAAAAACGATTACACTCAAAAAGGATTTTGTGGCAGCAAGTGCACTGCGCACCATTAACTTTTTTGATTTACAGAAAGGCGACCGCGTATTGCATTGTCTGCATAGCCGTTACATTGCCGGAAAATTGATGACCGTTCGGGCACTTATTGGGAAACTTGATTTACAACTTGTTGATCCGGCATCCGATTTTACAAACTTTCCAGATGATAAGCCCATAAGATTTGCTGCGATGGTTATTAACCAGGTAACAAAATACCTGGCACTGCCTCAGCAAAACATTAAAAACCTGTTGATCGGCGGCTCTGCAATTCCGAAACCTTTGGAAGAGCAACTTCAACAAATTTCAACACTATGTTACTCGAGTTACGCCATGACCGAAACAGCAACTCACATTGCACTGCGCAAATTAAATGGCTACGACAAAACCGGGAGCTACCAATGTCTGGATGACATTTCCGTTGAACTGGATGAACGCGATTGCATTCGCATTCTGATGCCGGGACTTGAAAACGGAGCCATTCAAACCAATGATCTGGGCGAAATAAAAGATCGCAATCAATTTGAAGTTCTGGGACGTATCGACAATGTCATCATTTCCGGGGGTATCAAATTTCTGCCCGAACAAATTGAAGAGAAATTGGTAAAAGAAATGCCACTACCCTATGCCATCGGTTCAGTCCCCGACGAACATCTTGGCGAGAAAATAATTCTGCTAATTGAAGGAAAGGCTGATGATGAAGTTAAAACCACCATTGCAACTCATTGCACCAAATTACTTTCAAAATACGAGCGGCCAAAAGAAATCCGCTTTATCGAAAAACTTCCACGCACTGCAAATGGCAAGATCGACAGGAAACGTTTAAAGAGCACTGAATAA
- a CDS encoding sigma-70 family RNA polymerase sigma factor, with translation MSSRAHKIQFEELYQQYHPMVLQMCRGYMKGHKEPAKDLAQEVFINVWNALPNFKGISSHKTWIYRITVNSCLNYLRNKKDQADIPIETIEQKHTDDSQPLETEIAKLYAAIGRLAEIDRLIIMMVLNETDYDEIAQVMGLSSGNLRVRIHRIKKNLKNDLNNAN, from the coding sequence ATGAGTAGCAGAGCGCACAAAATACAATTTGAAGAGCTATATCAACAATACCACCCGATGGTGCTGCAAATGTGCCGCGGATATATGAAAGGGCACAAAGAACCGGCAAAAGATCTGGCGCAGGAAGTATTTATAAACGTATGGAATGCCCTCCCTAACTTTAAAGGTATTTCTTCGCACAAAACATGGATCTATCGAATTACGGTAAACTCTTGCCTGAATTATCTGCGGAACAAAAAAGACCAGGCAGATATTCCGATTGAAACGATTGAGCAAAAACACACCGACGATTCGCAGCCACTTGAAACGGAAATCGCAAAGCTGTATGCAGCAATTGGGCGTTTAGCAGAAATCGACAGGCTAATCATCATGATGGTATTAAACGAGACCGACTATGACGAGATTGCACAGGTAATGGGCCTAAGCTCCGGAAATTTACGTGTGCGAATTCACAGAATTAAAAAGAACCTGAAAAACGATTTGAACAATGCAAACTGA
- a CDS encoding DUF2200 domain-containing protein, with amino-acid sequence MKTTPEHNKKIAEMTFAAVYPHYVTKVEKKGRTKEELHQVIEWLTGFNEATLQKMIDEKVTFQTFFERANLNPNAELIKGVICGYRIEEIDNILTKQVRYLDKLVDELAKGRKMEKILREPK; translated from the coding sequence ATGAAAACAACACCGGAACATAACAAGAAAATAGCAGAAATGACCTTTGCTGCTGTATATCCGCACTATGTTACAAAAGTGGAGAAAAAAGGAAGAACGAAAGAAGAGCTACACCAGGTAATAGAGTGGCTAACCGGTTTCAATGAAGCAACTTTGCAGAAAATGATCGATGAGAAGGTGACATTCCAAACCTTCTTTGAGCGGGCAAATTTAAATCCAAATGCCGAATTAATTAAAGGTGTGATTTGTGGATACCGAATTGAGGAAATTGATAATATACTGACAAAACAGGTAAGATACCTCGATAAGCTGGTAGACGAACTGGCAAAAGGAAGGAAAATGGAAAAGATATTGAGGGAGCCAAAATAA
- the menD gene encoding 2-succinyl-5-enolpyruvyl-6-hydroxy-3-cyclohexene-1-carboxylic-acid synthase, which yields MISTKKHVQQLAALLHQKGINDVIISPGSRNGPMIHTFVGGGLFNCRNVVDERSAAYFAMGLAQALNKPVAIVCSSGTATLNYAPAIAEAFYLNIPLIVITADRPEYWIDQLENQCINQKGIYSNFVKKEYNLPLEESETELWQAAREINECLNAAISGKPAPVHINVPLEEPLHDLLNEKLPNIKAIDAKGSVLDIDDASLKKLATELNAAKKILILAGQQNPDSKLEKLLAAYSKKTGAVVLKEHLANLNDESFCESIDTLMAAILADLPVDFQPDILITFGGHFVSKALKQFLRKNKASQHWHLSPANDHYDTYQSLTEVLQTKAMTFFSQLLPEVSENEQEYLQRWKNKENEVNQLRDKYILESPFSDLKVIAEVGQAIPENSVVHLGNSSPVRYALISDWAKNTTFLSNRGTSGIDGPMSTAVGYSSVSEKINTVLIGDLSFFYDSNALWNSYLGENLRIIVINNGGGNIFGLIKGPGESPAFQQHFFAENKFKAQGISQTFGLDYLSAENESELKDSLADLYSPTRKKPAILEVFTDAEVNTKTFRGLFKFVKQ from the coding sequence ATGATCTCAACTAAAAAACACGTTCAACAACTGGCAGCACTCCTTCATCAGAAGGGAATAAATGACGTGATTATTTCTCCCGGATCGCGAAACGGGCCAATGATACACACATTTGTTGGTGGCGGATTATTTAATTGCCGCAACGTGGTTGACGAACGCAGTGCGGCTTATTTTGCAATGGGTTTGGCACAGGCACTGAATAAACCTGTTGCAATTGTTTGCAGCTCGGGGACAGCAACACTCAATTACGCACCTGCCATTGCCGAGGCTTTTTATTTAAATATTCCGCTGATCGTTATCACTGCCGATCGCCCGGAGTACTGGATCGATCAGCTCGAAAACCAGTGCATCAATCAGAAAGGGATTTATTCCAATTTCGTAAAAAAGGAATACAACCTCCCTCTGGAAGAATCGGAGACAGAGCTGTGGCAAGCTGCCCGCGAAATAAACGAGTGCCTTAACGCTGCAATTTCAGGAAAACCTGCACCTGTGCATATTAATGTTCCGCTGGAAGAACCGTTACATGATTTACTGAACGAAAAATTACCGAACATAAAAGCAATTGATGCCAAAGGTTCAGTTTTAGACATTGATGACGCAAGCCTGAAAAAGTTAGCTACTGAATTGAATGCAGCAAAAAAAATACTTATACTGGCCGGACAACAAAATCCGGATTCGAAACTGGAAAAACTTCTTGCAGCGTATAGTAAAAAAACCGGAGCCGTTGTTTTAAAAGAACATTTGGCAAACCTGAATGATGAAAGTTTTTGCGAAAGTATCGATACGCTGATGGCAGCCATTTTAGCTGACCTACCTGTTGATTTTCAACCGGATATTCTGATTACTTTTGGCGGGCATTTTGTTTCGAAAGCTCTGAAACAATTTTTGCGCAAAAACAAAGCAAGTCAACACTGGCACTTATCACCCGCCAACGATCATTACGATACTTACCAATCGCTGACTGAGGTTTTGCAAACTAAAGCAATGACCTTTTTCTCTCAATTACTCCCTGAAGTAAGCGAGAATGAACAGGAATATTTGCAACGATGGAAAAACAAAGAAAACGAAGTCAATCAGCTTCGGGACAAATATATTTTGGAAAGCCCTTTTTCTGACCTGAAAGTAATTGCAGAGGTTGGCCAGGCAATTCCCGAAAATTCGGTTGTGCACCTGGGAAACAGTTCACCTGTTCGATACGCATTAATTTCTGACTGGGCAAAAAACACTACTTTTTTAAGTAATCGTGGTACCAGCGGAATCGACGGACCAATGTCAACTGCGGTAGGTTATTCATCTGTCTCTGAAAAGATAAATACGGTGCTGATCGGCGACTTGTCGTTTTTCTACGATTCAAATGCGCTTTGGAACAGTTACCTTGGTGAAAATCTACGGATCATCGTAATCAATAATGGCGGAGGGAACATCTTTGGTCTGATAAAAGGGCCGGGCGAATCACCCGCTTTCCAGCAGCATTTTTTTGCCGAAAACAAATTTAAAGCACAAGGTATTTCCCAAACATTCGGGCTGGATTATTTAAGTGCTGAAAATGAGTCGGAATTAAAAGACTCGCTTGCAGATCTGTATTCCCCAACAAGAAAAAAACCGGCAATCCTGGAAGTTTTCACCGACGCTGAGGTGAATACAAAAACATTCCGGGGCCTTTTTAAGTTTGTAAAACAATAA
- the menC gene encoding o-succinylbenzoate synthase, with amino-acid sequence MIKARYQKYELHFKQPAGTSRGVLKTRTVWYLFLEEKGVTGLGECAPLPGLSFETPEQVEEQLENICNNPEPFINNIGLLHDLPSLKFAMESALLDLKNGGKREPFPSAFTSGEAGIPINGLIWMNEIENMQDQIEDKLAAGFRCIKLKIGAKDFEQELKLLKAVRERIPSDEIILRVDANGAFNIDAAPDKLKRLAELQLHSIEQPISAGKWNEMAELCKTTPLPIALDEELIGINKREKKIKLLDTIQPQYLVLKPSLHGGISGCDEWIELADERSIGWWVTSYLESNIGLNAIAQWAFTKDSKMHQGLGTGQLFTNNIDSPLEIRGEQLWFNTTKSFEM; translated from the coding sequence ATGATAAAAGCACGTTACCAAAAATATGAGTTGCATTTTAAGCAACCTGCCGGCACATCGCGCGGGGTGTTAAAAACACGCACGGTTTGGTATCTGTTTTTGGAAGAGAAAGGTGTAACCGGGCTTGGGGAATGTGCGCCTCTACCGGGATTGAGCTTTGAAACGCCTGAACAAGTTGAAGAACAGTTGGAAAACATATGTAACAATCCTGAGCCTTTCATCAATAATATTGGTTTATTGCATGATCTTCCATCTCTGAAATTTGCAATGGAATCTGCACTGCTGGATTTGAAAAACGGCGGAAAAAGAGAACCATTTCCATCAGCATTCACAAGTGGAGAAGCAGGTATTCCTATAAACGGACTGATTTGGATGAATGAAATCGAAAACATGCAAGACCAGATAGAAGATAAACTGGCAGCCGGTTTTCGATGTATAAAACTAAAGATCGGAGCGAAAGATTTTGAGCAGGAACTGAAGCTACTTAAAGCTGTACGCGAGCGTATCCCCAGCGATGAAATTATTCTAAGAGTAGATGCAAACGGTGCTTTCAATATTGATGCTGCTCCGGACAAACTAAAACGACTTGCCGAATTACAACTCCATTCCATTGAACAACCGATAAGTGCAGGGAAATGGAACGAAATGGCTGAACTGTGTAAAACCACGCCCCTGCCCATTGCTTTAGATGAAGAGCTGATCGGCATCAACAAACGCGAGAAAAAGATAAAACTGCTGGATACGATACAACCACAATACCTGGTGTTAAAACCTAGTTTGCATGGCGGCATCTCCGGTTGTGATGAGTGGATAGAACTAGCCGACGAACGTTCTATCGGTTGGTGGGTTACTTCTTACCTCGAGTCGAATATTGGGCTAAATGCCATTGCACAGTGGGCTTTTACAAAAGACAGCAAAATGCACCAGGGACTGGGGACCGGTCAGCTTTTTACCAATAACATTGATTCACCACTTGAAATTCGTGGTGAGCAACTGTGGTTTAATACCACAAAATCATTCGAAATGTAA
- a CDS encoding 1,4-dihydroxy-2-naphthoate polyprenyltransferase, with amino-acid sequence MATAKSWVKASRLRTLPLALSGILMGSALAAFWHGFNWLIFILAMLTATLIQVFSNFANDYGDFQKGTDNHQRLGPTRTMQGGEITIKEMKSGMFIVAGLSFLLGFILVFLGTWHHSPTAFFVYIGLGILALLAAYFYTAGKRSYGYIGLGDLFVFLFFGLLPVIGVFYLHNNTIETAVWLPAISMGLFSTGVLNLNNTRDIKNDKQSGKITIAVKLGPIKSRIYHTSLILLAWIALIIFTVQQQKTAWQWLFLLVLPVSIIDLVKIFHIKDSRQLDPFLKRLALQTLALTLLFSLGLILS; translated from the coding sequence ATGGCAACAGCAAAAAGTTGGGTAAAAGCATCACGGTTACGCACACTGCCACTGGCATTATCGGGCATTTTAATGGGCTCGGCACTGGCGGCATTCTGGCATGGGTTTAACTGGCTTATTTTTATTCTTGCAATGCTCACCGCTACGCTGATACAAGTGTTCTCGAACTTTGCCAACGATTACGGTGATTTCCAAAAAGGAACCGACAATCATCAGCGTTTGGGACCAACACGAACGATGCAGGGCGGAGAGATCACCATCAAAGAAATGAAATCCGGGATGTTTATTGTTGCCGGATTAAGCTTTCTTTTGGGTTTTATTTTGGTCTTTTTAGGAACCTGGCACCATAGTCCCACTGCATTTTTTGTATATATCGGGCTGGGAATTCTGGCACTTTTAGCCGCTTATTTCTATACCGCCGGAAAACGATCGTACGGTTATATTGGTCTGGGTGATTTGTTTGTGTTTTTGTTTTTCGGGTTACTACCGGTGATAGGTGTTTTTTACCTGCACAACAATACTATTGAAACCGCTGTTTGGCTGCCGGCCATTAGTATGGGTTTATTCAGCACCGGCGTGTTGAACCTGAACAATACCCGCGACATTAAAAACGATAAACAGTCGGGAAAAATTACCATTGCTGTAAAACTGGGGCCAATTAAAAGCAGAATCTATCATACTTCATTAATTTTATTGGCGTGGATTGCACTGATCATTTTTACAGTTCAGCAACAAAAAACGGCGTGGCAATGGTTATTTCTGTTGGTATTGCCGGTTTCTATTATCGACCTTGTAAAAATATTCCACATAAAAGACAGTCGTCAGCTTGATCCCTTTTTAAAACGGCTGGCATTACAAACTCTGGCATTAACTTTACTGTTCTCGCTTGGATTGATATTATCATGA